One region of Demequina sp. TMPB413 genomic DNA includes:
- a CDS encoding Rne/Rng family ribonuclease: MSEDNTTTTPNAVIFQAPQMAPESPPKRAPRRASAPAGPPSAADKPSQAPKATASSRRGKAASGDDAQKASGSDNGDAGEAKPKRTRAKKAAPTASEGDQPKDQQDGDVQASGSKGQDASGDSDSDGDDAAKRRRRRGGRGRGKKRTDGEGDDNAAEPSSADDSGSEDSNDSGSGDDASDDGDGSGTSRRRRRRSRGSRSSSSNASSSSSSNDDQLQGSTRLQAKRQRRRDSRDGQRRRPVISEAEFLARRESVKRDMVVREKDGRVQIAVLEDDVLVEHYVSHQAEASMAGNVYLGRVQNVLPGMEAAFVDVGRGRNAVLYAGEVNWDAAGLDGKPKRIELALKPGDTVMVQVTKDPIGHKGARVTSQISLAGRFLVYVPGGGVTGISRKLPDTERNRLKKLLREVIPADAGVIVRTAAEGASEEELRADVERLKRQWESIEAEAQGGKAPQLLRAEPDMAIRVVRDIFNEDFESLTIQGEDTWNSLSAYVGQVATDLAPRLHRFVGDGDVFAAHRIDEQLTKGMDRKVWLPSGGSLVIDRTEAMTVVDVNTGKFVGKGGTLEETMTLNNLEAAEEIVRQLRLRDIGGIIVIDFVDMLLEANRDRVLRRLIECLSRDRTKHQVAEVTSLGLVQMTRKRVGQGLVEAFSETCEHCKGRGFLVHGEPVGEATEKQPEQPRRRNSRGGSGKAKADEPKPAAEVPALDQRDESREMVKATLASIAAAAEKAHHAHEEADTETVAEATEDAPTSD, encoded by the coding sequence GTGAGCGAGGACAACACCACTACCACCCCCAACGCCGTGATCTTCCAAGCACCGCAGATGGCCCCGGAGAGCCCGCCAAAGCGCGCGCCCCGCAGGGCATCGGCGCCCGCGGGACCGCCGTCGGCCGCAGACAAGCCGAGCCAGGCGCCTAAGGCGACCGCCTCGTCCAGGAGGGGCAAGGCCGCCAGCGGCGACGACGCCCAGAAGGCTTCCGGCTCCGACAACGGCGACGCCGGCGAGGCAAAGCCCAAGCGCACTCGTGCCAAGAAGGCAGCCCCGACGGCGAGCGAAGGCGATCAGCCGAAGGACCAGCAGGACGGCGACGTCCAAGCGTCGGGCAGCAAGGGCCAGGACGCTTCCGGTGACAGCGACAGCGACGGCGACGACGCTGCTAAGCGCCGACGCAGGCGTGGCGGCCGCGGTCGCGGCAAGAAGCGCACCGACGGCGAGGGCGACGACAACGCCGCGGAACCGTCGAGCGCGGACGACTCCGGTTCAGAAGACTCGAACGACTCCGGTTCAGGCGACGACGCGAGTGACGACGGCGACGGCTCCGGCACTTCGCGCAGGCGCAGGCGCCGCAGCAGGGGCTCGCGCTCGTCCTCATCTAATGCGTCGTCATCCTCCAGCAGCAACGACGACCAACTCCAAGGCTCCACGCGACTGCAGGCCAAGCGTCAGCGTCGGCGTGATTCCAGGGATGGCCAACGTCGTCGCCCCGTGATCTCCGAGGCCGAGTTCTTGGCCAGGCGTGAGTCCGTCAAGCGCGACATGGTGGTGCGCGAGAAGGACGGCCGCGTGCAGATCGCCGTGCTTGAGGACGACGTGCTGGTCGAGCACTACGTGAGCCACCAGGCCGAGGCCTCGATGGCAGGCAACGTCTACCTTGGCCGCGTGCAGAACGTGCTGCCAGGCATGGAGGCCGCGTTCGTTGACGTGGGTCGCGGTCGCAATGCCGTGCTGTACGCAGGCGAGGTCAACTGGGACGCCGCAGGGCTCGACGGCAAGCCAAAGCGCATCGAGCTTGCTCTCAAGCCAGGCGACACCGTCATGGTGCAGGTCACCAAGGACCCGATCGGCCACAAGGGCGCTCGCGTCACCTCACAGATTTCGCTCGCAGGGCGCTTCCTCGTGTATGTGCCAGGCGGGGGAGTGACCGGCATCAGCCGCAAGCTTCCCGACACCGAGCGCAACCGCCTCAAGAAGTTGCTGCGCGAAGTGATCCCTGCCGACGCTGGGGTCATCGTCCGTACGGCAGCCGAGGGCGCCTCCGAGGAGGAGTTGCGTGCAGACGTCGAGCGACTCAAGCGCCAGTGGGAGTCGATTGAGGCCGAGGCTCAAGGCGGCAAGGCGCCGCAATTGCTGCGCGCCGAGCCCGACATGGCCATTCGCGTGGTCCGTGACATCTTCAACGAAGACTTCGAGTCCCTCACCATTCAGGGCGAGGACACCTGGAACTCCCTGAGCGCCTACGTGGGCCAGGTCGCCACCGACCTCGCTCCGCGCCTGCACCGCTTTGTGGGCGACGGAGACGTGTTCGCGGCCCACCGGATCGACGAGCAGCTCACCAAGGGGATGGACCGCAAGGTGTGGCTGCCCTCCGGCGGCTCGCTCGTGATCGACCGCACCGAGGCCATGACGGTGGTGGACGTCAACACCGGCAAGTTTGTGGGCAAGGGCGGCACTCTCGAAGAGACGATGACGCTCAACAACCTCGAGGCTGCTGAAGAAATCGTGCGACAGCTGAGGCTGCGCGACATCGGCGGCATCATCGTGATCGACTTTGTCGACATGCTGCTCGAGGCGAACCGCGACCGCGTGCTGCGCCGCCTGATCGAGTGCCTGTCTCGCGACCGCACCAAGCACCAGGTGGCAGAGGTCACCTCTCTTGGCCTGGTCCAGATGACCCGCAAGCGCGTGGGCCAGGGTCTGGTCGAGGCGTTCTCAGAGACGTGCGAGCACTGCAAGGGCCGCGGCTTCTTGGTGCACGGTGAGCCCGTGGGCGAGGCGACCGAGAAGCAGCCAGAGCAGCCGCGCAGGCGAAACTCGCGCGGAGGCTCCGGAAAGGCCAAGGCAGACGAGCCGAAGCCTGCGGCGGAGGTGCCAGCACTCGACCAGCGCGACGAGTCGCGCGAGATGGTCAAGGCGACCTTGGCGTCCATCGCCGCGGCCGCCGAGAAGGCGCACCACGCTCACGAAGAAGCAGACACGGAGACGGTTGCGGAGGCAACCGAGGACGCGCCGACGTCCGATTGA
- the rplU gene encoding 50S ribosomal protein L21, translating to MVYAIVKAGGRQEKVSVGDVVVVDRLRSKTGESVELPALLLVDGDKVTSAAKDLAKVKVTAEVVRDERGPKIHILKFKNKTGYRKRQGHRQDLTRLKVTGIK from the coding sequence ATGGTGTACGCGATTGTCAAGGCCGGCGGCCGTCAGGAGAAGGTGTCCGTAGGCGACGTCGTCGTCGTGGACCGTCTTCGGTCGAAGACCGGCGAGTCCGTTGAGCTTCCCGCTCTGCTGCTGGTTGACGGTGACAAGGTCACCTCGGCCGCCAAGGACCTCGCCAAGGTCAAGGTCACTGCAGAGGTGGTGCGCGACGAGCGTGGACCCAAGATCCACATCCTCAAGTTTAAGAACAAGACCGGCTACCGCAAGCGCCAGGGCCACCGTCAGGATCTGACGCGGCTCAAGGTCACAGGCATCAAGTAA
- the rpmA gene encoding 50S ribosomal protein L27, giving the protein MAHKKGASSSRNGRDSNAQYLGVKRFGGQVVNAGEILIRQRGTHFHPGLNVGRGKDDTLFALEAGAVEFTKRRGRKVIDVVAS; this is encoded by the coding sequence ATGGCACACAAAAAGGGCGCGAGCTCCTCGCGCAACGGTCGCGATTCCAACGCTCAGTACCTCGGCGTGAAGCGCTTTGGCGGCCAGGTCGTCAACGCAGGCGAGATCCTGATCCGTCAGCGCGGCACCCACTTCCACCCCGGCCTCAATGTAGGCCGTGGCAAGGACGACACCCTGTTCGCCCTCGAGGCAGGCGCGGTTGAGTTCACGAAGCGTCGTGGCCGCAAGGTCATCGACGTGGTCGCCAGCTAG
- the obgE gene encoding GTPase ObgE, translating to MATFVDRVTLHVTAGSGGHGVASVHREKFKPLGGPDGGNGGRGGSVIVVVDAQMTTLLDYHHAPHRKASNGKQGAGDMRHGANADDLRLSVPNGTMVVSPEGEVLADLVGDGAEYIVAQGGRGGLGNAALATQKRKAPGFALLGEPGEEATVVLELKSIADVALVGYPSAGKSSLIAAMSAVRPKIADYPFTTLVPNLGVVETGGGRFTMADVPGLIPGASEGKGLGHDFLRHIERCSVIAHVLDTATLESDRDPVRDLEAISDELRAYSGDAHIAGVPLAERPQVIVLNKIDIPDGRELAAMVRGELDALGMPVFEVSAVSHEGLREFGFALADMVAHERAKAPVLERAPIVVRPRAVNETGFTVTHVRDGAEDYFQVLGPKPERWVKQTNFANDEAVGYLADRLARIGVETELFAAGAVPGAQVVIGDRETGVVFDWEPTMVAGAELLGRRGTDLRVEEMERNARATRAEKRAEHKERMDAKSAAREELWNERNAGHWTDPAEDEQK from the coding sequence ATGGCCACGTTCGTTGACCGCGTGACGCTGCACGTGACCGCGGGCTCCGGGGGTCACGGCGTGGCCTCCGTGCACCGCGAAAAGTTCAAGCCCCTCGGCGGCCCAGACGGCGGCAACGGCGGGCGCGGCGGTTCCGTCATCGTCGTCGTTGATGCCCAGATGACCACCCTGCTCGACTACCACCACGCCCCTCACCGCAAGGCAAGCAACGGCAAGCAAGGCGCCGGCGACATGCGTCACGGAGCGAACGCCGACGACCTTCGACTGTCGGTGCCTAACGGCACCATGGTCGTGAGCCCAGAGGGCGAAGTCCTGGCTGACCTGGTGGGAGACGGCGCCGAGTACATCGTCGCCCAAGGTGGTCGCGGTGGGCTTGGCAACGCTGCCCTCGCCACTCAGAAGCGCAAGGCGCCAGGCTTCGCGTTGTTGGGCGAGCCTGGCGAAGAGGCCACTGTTGTCCTGGAGCTCAAGTCGATCGCCGACGTCGCGCTGGTGGGCTATCCCAGCGCTGGCAAGTCGTCCCTCATTGCGGCCATGAGCGCGGTGCGACCCAAAATCGCCGACTATCCCTTCACCACGCTGGTGCCCAACCTCGGCGTCGTGGAAACTGGCGGCGGGCGCTTCACGATGGCCGACGTCCCTGGACTGATTCCCGGCGCGTCAGAGGGCAAGGGCCTTGGCCACGACTTCTTGAGGCACATCGAGCGCTGCTCAGTGATCGCCCACGTGCTTGACACGGCCACGCTGGAATCTGACAGGGATCCGGTTAGGGACCTCGAGGCGATTTCCGACGAACTGCGCGCCTACTCCGGCGACGCTCACATCGCTGGGGTGCCGCTCGCCGAACGCCCGCAGGTGATCGTGCTCAACAAGATCGACATCCCCGACGGCCGTGAGCTCGCGGCGATGGTGCGCGGCGAACTCGATGCTCTCGGCATGCCGGTGTTTGAGGTCAGTGCCGTCAGCCACGAGGGGCTTCGCGAGTTTGGCTTCGCGCTGGCCGACATGGTGGCGCACGAGCGCGCCAAAGCGCCCGTCTTGGAGCGGGCGCCCATCGTGGTGCGCCCTCGCGCCGTCAACGAGACAGGCTTCACCGTCACCCACGTGCGGGACGGTGCCGAGGACTACTTCCAGGTGCTCGGCCCCAAGCCAGAGCGCTGGGTCAAGCAAACCAACTTCGCCAATGACGAGGCCGTCGGCTACCTCGCGGACCGTCTTGCGCGCATCGGCGTGGAGACGGAGCTCTTTGCTGCGGGAGCCGTTCCAGGTGCCCAGGTGGTGATCGGCGATCGCGAGACCGGCGTCGTCTTCGATTGGGAGCCCACCATGGTGGCTGGTGCAGAGCTGCTCGGCCGACGCGGCACCGACTTGCGCGTCGAAGAGATGGAGCGCAACGCTCGCGCGACCCGTGCGGAGAAGCGCGCCGAACACAAGGAGCGCATGGACGCAAAGTCTGCGGCGCGTGAGGAACTGTGGAACGAGCGCAATGCGGGACACTGGACCGACCCAGCAGAGGACGAGCAGAAGTAG
- the proB gene encoding glutamate 5-kinase, whose amino-acid sequence MGELRGVIAGARRVVVKIGSSSLTGADGHLSRDAVTALADVLAAERLAGRQIILVTSGAIAAGIGPMGLPARPRDLEMQQAAASVGQGLLVAAYTEAFARHGLTTGQVLLTSDDMVRRTHYGNAQRALNRLLDLGVVPIVNENDTVATDEIRFGDNDRLAALVATVAHADALVLLTDVDGLYTAAPDTPGAERIVEVTDPQDVAGIDISRRGSALGTGGMITKLEAASLATTSGVVVVLTSAGNAADALAGHPVGTLFHVTGKRDTTRLQWLAHAAKVRGAFVLDDGAVRAVSGRRASLLAAGVVEVRGAFEAGEPVELLTRAGMVVARGFAGFSAEEADRMKGLSTGALRESLGEVFARELIHIDDLVVL is encoded by the coding sequence GTGGGCGAGCTGCGCGGCGTCATCGCTGGTGCGAGGCGGGTCGTGGTGAAGATCGGCTCCTCGTCGCTGACGGGTGCCGACGGCCACCTGTCGCGTGACGCCGTCACCGCCCTGGCCGACGTGCTGGCAGCCGAGCGCCTTGCCGGCAGGCAGATCATCCTGGTGACGTCGGGAGCGATCGCGGCGGGCATCGGGCCCATGGGGCTCCCCGCGCGTCCGCGCGACCTTGAGATGCAGCAGGCGGCGGCGTCGGTGGGGCAGGGCCTGCTCGTTGCCGCGTACACGGAGGCCTTCGCCCGGCACGGCCTGACCACGGGCCAGGTGCTCCTCACGAGCGATGACATGGTGCGCCGCACCCACTACGGCAACGCCCAACGTGCGCTCAACCGCCTGCTTGACCTGGGCGTCGTCCCGATCGTGAATGAGAACGACACTGTCGCCACGGATGAGATCCGTTTTGGCGACAACGACCGCCTGGCGGCGCTGGTGGCGACTGTGGCGCACGCTGACGCTCTGGTGCTGCTCACGGACGTCGATGGGCTCTACACGGCCGCCCCCGACACGCCGGGCGCCGAGCGCATCGTGGAGGTCACTGATCCTCAAGACGTGGCGGGCATCGACATTTCGCGGCGCGGCTCTGCCCTGGGCACCGGCGGCATGATTACCAAGCTTGAGGCGGCCTCGCTCGCGACCACATCGGGAGTGGTGGTGGTGCTGACGTCCGCAGGGAACGCGGCCGACGCTTTGGCAGGGCATCCTGTGGGCACCCTTTTTCATGTGACAGGTAAGCGCGACACGACGCGGCTGCAGTGGCTGGCTCACGCCGCGAAGGTGCGCGGGGCGTTTGTATTGGACGACGGCGCGGTTCGGGCGGTTTCCGGACGGCGTGCGTCGCTGCTTGCGGCAGGCGTAGTCGAGGTGCGCGGCGCCTTCGAGGCGGGGGAGCCGGTGGAGCTCCTGACGCGCGCGGGCATGGTGGTGGCGCGTGGCTTCGCGGGATTCTCCGCAGAGGAGGCCGACCGCATGAAGGGGCTCTCAACCGGAGCCCTTCGAGAGTCTCTGGGCGAGGTCTTCGCGCGCGAGCTCATCCACATCGACGACCTCGTGGTGCTGTAG
- a CDS encoding alpha/beta hydrolase produces MTLEALYSPDWADHPAPETVVLLLHGYGSNERDLPGIAPYLGVDAPWASVRAPLEMGYGGAAWFPLAGDASRWLDPAPIESATDALWEWIDDNVPATARLVTVGFSQGGMMASQLLRTRPERIKDTVILSGFVLAEPQPADARLAETLPPVFWGRGTADAVVPETLVTAASAWLKTQTTLTEKVYPGLAHSVHDQELADVKAHLTRP; encoded by the coding sequence ATGACCCTCGAAGCGCTATACAGCCCCGATTGGGCGGACCACCCCGCGCCCGAGACCGTCGTCCTGCTCCTGCACGGCTACGGCTCCAACGAGCGCGACCTGCCCGGCATCGCTCCCTATCTAGGTGTGGATGCGCCGTGGGCGTCGGTGCGCGCGCCGTTGGAGATGGGATACGGAGGGGCGGCCTGGTTCCCTCTGGCGGGCGACGCCAGCCGTTGGCTCGATCCGGCGCCCATCGAATCCGCGACGGATGCGCTGTGGGAGTGGATTGACGACAACGTGCCTGCTACTGCCCGGCTTGTCACCGTGGGCTTTTCGCAGGGCGGCATGATGGCCAGTCAGCTCTTGCGGACCCGTCCAGAGCGGATCAAGGACACCGTCATTCTGAGCGGCTTCGTCCTTGCCGAGCCGCAACCGGCCGACGCTCGCCTCGCCGAAACGCTACCTCCCGTTTTCTGGGGCAGGGGCACGGCCGACGCTGTGGTCCCGGAAACGCTGGTCACTGCAGCTTCGGCGTGGCTTAAGACGCAGACGACCCTGACAGAGAAGGTGTACCCAGGGTTGGCGCACTCGGTGCACGATCAGGAACTCGCCGACGTGAAGGCGCACCTCACGCGGCCCTGA
- a CDS encoding glutamate-5-semialdehyde dehydrogenase — MTDTVISPDVEAAVLEACQRAKVASRALATATRITKDAALHAMADGLVADAARIVAANAKDVDRERDGGMSPGLLDRLTLTEERITTIAEALRFLASLPDPVGEIRRGSTLPNGLRLTQKAVPMGVVGMIYEARPNVTVDAAGLALKSGNAAVLRGGSAAAESNEVIVAVLQDALESVGLPRDCVQSIDAYGREGARVLMHARGLVDVLVPRGGRGLIQTVVKESTVPAIETGEGNCHVYLDASAPLERSINIVINSKTHRVGVCNAAETLLVHKDAEDKLPAVLAALHASGVTLHVDDAAASLAPDNVPTVPAMEEDWETEYLSMDLAVKVVDDIDEAIAHIRRYSTGHTEAIVTDDINAAEHFVSHLDSAAVMVNASTRFTDGGEFGLGAEIGISTQKLHARGPMGLAELTTTTWVVYGDGHVRG; from the coding sequence ATGACTGACACTGTGATCTCCCCCGACGTCGAAGCCGCCGTCCTCGAGGCATGCCAGCGCGCCAAGGTTGCCTCGCGGGCGCTCGCGACAGCCACCAGGATCACCAAGGACGCCGCGCTGCATGCCATGGCAGACGGTTTGGTGGCCGACGCCGCCCGCATCGTCGCGGCGAACGCGAAGGACGTTGACCGCGAGCGGGACGGCGGCATGAGCCCAGGCCTCCTGGACAGGCTGACGCTCACGGAGGAGCGCATCACGACGATCGCAGAGGCGCTGCGCTTCCTCGCGTCCCTGCCGGACCCCGTGGGGGAGATCAGGCGCGGTTCCACGCTGCCCAACGGCTTGCGGCTCACCCAGAAGGCCGTGCCGATGGGCGTGGTCGGCATGATCTACGAGGCACGACCCAACGTCACCGTGGATGCGGCGGGCTTGGCGCTCAAGTCAGGAAACGCAGCGGTGTTGCGCGGGGGGTCGGCGGCGGCCGAGTCCAACGAGGTGATCGTGGCGGTGCTGCAGGACGCGCTCGAGTCCGTCGGCTTGCCGCGCGATTGCGTGCAGTCCATCGATGCGTACGGGCGCGAGGGCGCGAGGGTGCTCATGCACGCGCGCGGCCTGGTGGACGTGCTGGTGCCGCGCGGCGGGCGGGGGCTCATCCAGACGGTGGTCAAGGAATCGACCGTGCCAGCGATCGAGACGGGGGAGGGCAACTGTCACGTCTACCTCGACGCCTCTGCGCCGCTCGAGCGGTCCATCAACATCGTCATCAACTCGAAGACTCACCGCGTGGGTGTGTGCAACGCGGCCGAGACGCTGCTGGTGCACAAAGACGCAGAGGACAAGTTGCCTGCCGTGCTGGCGGCTCTCCACGCATCAGGAGTGACGCTCCACGTCGACGACGCTGCTGCGAGCCTTGCCCCTGACAACGTCCCGACGGTGCCTGCCATGGAGGAGGACTGGGAGACGGAGTACTTGTCGATGGACCTCGCGGTCAAGGTGGTGGACGACATTGACGAGGCAATCGCGCACATCCGGCGCTACTCGACGGGCCACACTGAGGCGATCGTCACGGACGACATCAACGCCGCAGAGCACTTCGTATCCCACTTGGACAGCGCCGCAGTGATGGTCAACGCGTCGACCCGCTTCACCGATGGCGGCGAGTTTGGCTTGGGGGCCGAGATCGGGATCTCCACGCAGAAGTTGCACGCGCGCGGCCCCATGGGCCTCGCGGAACTCACCACGACCACGTGGGTGGTCTACGGCGACGGGCACGTCCGCGGCTAG
- the nadD gene encoding nicotinate-nucleotide adenylyltransferase has product MSSLRIGVLGGTFDPIHVGHLVVASEVCHSLGLDRVLLVPAVRQPFKESDGHATPAQRLDMCRLAATGDPRLEASDVDVVRGSTTYTVDTLTDLAAVYPDADFFFIGGADSIARLSEWRDPDRLVTLATFVAVGRPGYEQPAPGASHLVVEAPQMGVSSTEVRRRLRTGAPVRYLVPDSVADYITQHSLYLGGSDA; this is encoded by the coding sequence GTGAGTAGCCTCCGCATCGGCGTCCTTGGCGGGACGTTCGATCCGATTCACGTTGGCCACCTCGTTGTGGCCAGTGAGGTGTGCCATTCCCTCGGTCTCGATCGCGTGTTGCTGGTCCCCGCCGTGCGTCAGCCCTTCAAGGAGTCTGACGGCCACGCCACCCCGGCGCAGCGTCTCGACATGTGTCGGCTCGCGGCGACCGGCGATCCGCGGTTGGAGGCGTCCGACGTTGACGTGGTCAGGGGCAGCACGACCTACACGGTCGATACCCTCACCGACCTCGCGGCGGTCTACCCAGACGCAGACTTCTTCTTCATTGGAGGGGCGGACTCGATCGCCCGGTTGTCCGAATGGCGCGATCCTGACCGCTTGGTGACCCTTGCCACCTTTGTCGCAGTCGGCAGACCTGGCTACGAGCAGCCAGCGCCGGGTGCGTCACACCTTGTGGTCGAGGCCCCCCAGATGGGGGTATCCTCGACCGAAGTTCGGCGCCGACTGCGGACCGGAGCGCCTGTGCGCTATCTGGTCCCTGACTCGGTGGCCGATTACATCACTCAGCACTCGCTGTATCTCGGAGGATCGGATGCCTGA
- the rsfS gene encoding ribosome silencing factor — MTATERAVDLTLKAALAASDKKAEDILALDVSAQMPLADVFLLATGSNERQVAAIAEGIEEALLASGVKAIRREGMREGRWALMDFNDVIVHVMHQEDRAYYSLERLWKDCPVVPLPDEL; from the coding sequence GTGACGGCCACCGAGAGGGCCGTTGACCTCACGCTCAAGGCCGCACTCGCCGCGTCGGACAAGAAGGCAGAAGACATCCTGGCGCTCGACGTGAGCGCGCAGATGCCTCTGGCCGACGTGTTCCTGCTGGCGACCGGCTCGAACGAACGTCAGGTCGCCGCCATCGCGGAGGGTATCGAGGAGGCGTTGCTGGCCTCCGGCGTCAAGGCGATCCGCCGCGAGGGCATGCGCGAGGGCCGGTGGGCGCTCATGGACTTCAACGACGTCATTGTGCACGTCATGCACCAAGAGGACAGGGCGTACTACTCGCTCGAGCGTTTGTGGAAGGACTGTCCCGTCGTTCCGTTGCCAGACGAGCTGTGA
- a CDS encoding histidine phosphatase family protein: MRRLILVRHGETDWNAAFRLQGASDIPLNDRGRAQARAAAPLLAQLAPVERIVSSDLSRAHETARIIAEETGAEVLTDARLRERCYGVWEGLELAVRRADHAEEHARWEKGLEPRIEGYEGHALVAERALATVADHATGDGTFMFVAHGSTLRVLMCALLGLELGSRAVGTLGNARWAELELAGDDADGHWVLRELNAVGDTVLA; encoded by the coding sequence GTGAGGCGGCTGATCCTTGTCCGTCACGGTGAGACGGACTGGAACGCCGCGTTCCGACTTCAAGGCGCCTCTGACATCCCGCTGAACGACAGGGGCAGGGCCCAAGCTCGCGCCGCGGCCCCGCTGCTGGCGCAACTCGCGCCCGTCGAGCGGATCGTCTCCTCTGACTTGTCTCGCGCTCACGAGACGGCGCGGATCATCGCCGAAGAGACCGGTGCCGAGGTGCTGACCGACGCGCGCCTGCGCGAGCGCTGCTACGGCGTGTGGGAGGGTCTCGAGCTGGCCGTGAGGCGTGCCGACCACGCGGAGGAGCACGCACGCTGGGAGAAGGGCCTGGAGCCGCGGATCGAGGGCTACGAAGGTCACGCCTTGGTGGCCGAACGCGCGCTCGCGACCGTAGCGGACCACGCCACGGGCGACGGCACCTTCATGTTCGTGGCCCACGGCTCCACGCTGCGGGTGCTCATGTGTGCCCTGCTGGGCCTCGAACTGGGTTCGCGAGCCGTCGGCACACTAGGCAATGCGCGCTGGGCGGAGCTCGAACTCGCAGGTGACGACGCCGATGGGCACTGGGTCCTGCGCGAACTCAACGCGGTGGGCGATACGGTCTTGGCGTGA
- a CDS encoding histidine phosphatase family protein, with amino-acid sequence MICLVLVRHARTGYNTEGRLQGSLDVPLGADGLAQAEQVAQRVVAEYGAEVAVASSPLVRAAHTADAVAELIGAGPAERDARFTQRPYGVWEGHTWDQVREQWPEEYRRRHDGLDPAIPGWGHSGEVGDRVAAGLRDRAAGAAQAGVKTVVIVSHGSAIMLGVARILGLPLTPSRLGHLPHGAWNELCWHGGDDWPLERYCVGR; translated from the coding sequence GTGATCTGTCTGGTTCTTGTGCGCCACGCCCGCACCGGCTACAACACGGAGGGGCGGCTGCAGGGCTCGCTCGACGTGCCGTTGGGCGCGGATGGCCTGGCGCAGGCGGAGCAGGTCGCACAGCGAGTGGTAGCTGAGTACGGGGCGGAGGTGGCCGTAGCGTCGTCCCCTTTGGTGCGCGCCGCTCACACGGCCGACGCCGTGGCCGAGTTGATTGGCGCAGGTCCGGCCGAGCGCGACGCCAGATTCACACAGCGCCCCTATGGCGTGTGGGAGGGCCACACCTGGGACCAGGTGCGCGAGCAGTGGCCAGAGGAGTACCGGCGGCGCCACGACGGGCTCGATCCCGCCATCCCCGGTTGGGGACACTCAGGCGAGGTGGGCGACCGTGTTGCCGCTGGCCTGAGGGACCGCGCGGCCGGCGCCGCGCAAGCGGGCGTGAAGACCGTGGTGATCGTGAGCCACGGCAGCGCGATCATGCTGGGCGTGGCCCGCATCCTGGGCCTGCCCCTGACGCCGTCTCGGTTGGGTCACCTGCCGCACGGGGCATGGAACGAGCTGTGCTGGCACGGGGGCGACGATTGGCCGCTCGAGAGGTACTGCGTGGGGCGCTAG
- a CDS encoding FMN-dependent NADH-azoreductase, translated as MKLFRLDASIMPMTSASRSLADLVEAEWLAAHPASSVVRRDLAADPVPATAWADAVTSGFIEDAQRTDRQRAARAMATEIADEMIAADALVFAVPLYNYGVSQHFKTWFDLAYTDPRIDPQGTALRGKPATLVTVLGGNYTPGSPREDWDHSTAWLSRILEDVWGLDLRVVRRPLTLVGVNPALDAFTETAAELKQRAEWDAVRFGRELAEVAAGASTMSALGSDAR; from the coding sequence ATGAAACTGTTCCGACTCGATGCCAGCATCATGCCCATGACCTCGGCGAGTCGATCGCTCGCCGACCTCGTCGAGGCCGAGTGGCTCGCTGCCCACCCCGCGTCGAGCGTCGTCCGTCGCGACCTCGCCGCCGATCCCGTGCCAGCCACCGCGTGGGCCGACGCGGTCACCTCCGGCTTCATCGAGGACGCTCAGCGGACGGACCGCCAGCGTGCGGCGCGGGCCATGGCGACCGAGATCGCCGACGAGATGATCGCGGCCGACGCACTCGTGTTCGCAGTTCCCCTGTACAACTACGGGGTCTCGCAGCACTTCAAGACCTGGTTCGACCTTGCCTACACGGATCCCCGTATCGATCCCCAGGGCACGGCTCTGCGAGGCAAGCCGGCCACGCTCGTCACCGTGCTCGGCGGAAACTACACTCCCGGCTCGCCACGAGAGGACTGGGATCACTCGACCGCATGGCTGAGTCGCATCCTCGAAGATGTGTGGGGCCTCGACTTGCGCGTGGTGAGACGTCCCCTCACCCTCGTGGGCGTCAACCCTGCGCTCGACGCCTTCACCGAGACGGCTGCCGAGTTGAAGCAGCGAGCCGAGTGGGACGCTGTCCGCTTTGGTCGTGAACTCGCGGAGGTCGCCGCTGGAGCCTCGACGATGTCTGCGCTCGGGTCAGACGCCCGGTAA